AGAAGAGGACGGAAAAGGCAGCATCCGCGATGATGATGGCAAAGATTGCAGCCACGACCGAGGCTGATGTCTGGCTGCCAAGGGATTCGGCGTCCTTGCCGACCATCATGCCCGCGTGACAGCCGATCACGCCGATGATCAGCGCAAAGACCGGGGCCTTGACCAGACCGACGATGACATGATCCACGCTGATGTCGGACAGCCGCGTCAGGAACATAGAGGGCGATACCTTCAGTTCGATCCATGACATGATCGCGCCGCCCAGCAATCCCGACAGATCCGCAACCAGCCCAAGGATTGGCAGCATCAGCACCAGTGCCAGAACCCGTGGCAGGATCAGCACCATGTCGGGGTCCATCCCCAGCGTGCGCATGGCGTCGATTTCCTCGCGCATCTTCATCGAACCAATCGAGGCCGTCAGCGCCGATGTGGTTCGCCCTGCCACGACGATGGCAGTCAGCAGGATGCCCAGTTCGCGCAGAACCGAGATGGCGATCAGATCGACGACAAAGACTTCGGCCCCGAACTGGCGCAACTGCGCAGCGCCCTGAAATGCCAGAACCACGCCGATCAGGAATGACATGACGGCAACGATGGGAACCGCGCGCAGCCCCGTTTCCTGGCAATGATGGACCAGAGAGGTCAGGCGGAATTGTGACGGATGGCGGATGCCACGCAGGAATGCGGCAAGAAACCGGCCCAGATATTCGGTCAATTGCCGAAAGATCGACAGCCCCGCGACGACCTGTATTCCGGTCTGCTGCAGGATCTGGCGCCACCAGATCAGTGGTATGGGCAGGGCATCGGGCGTGGGGATCGCATCGGATACCGTTTCCAGCAGCTGCGCCTGCGATTGTGACAGGCCGACAAGTCTGGCCCCGGCATTTCGCTGAACGGCGAGGTAATGGGCGCCGGCCGTATCAAGCTGTTCCACGGCCGACAGGTCGATCCGAGTTGCAGTCTGTTGCGGGGTTTGGGGAAGGGTCCAGACCACAAGTGCACCGCTGAACGACAGATCTCCGTCGCGATCTGTGATCATCAGGCGGGCCTGACTGGGGTCGGGCAGTTTCACGGCGAACAGTCCTTCATTGCGCAACCTCAGATTGCCGCTCTGCATGTGCATGTCAAACGTACAGGCCGTCGCGACCGGATTTCGACCCTTGATTGAGGCGTGACGGCCACGAGCAACTCTGGCGTCATCGCCCGCCGTCCGCGGGGGGCTGCCGGACAGACCATGCCCCGGATGTTGGGTTCGACGTCAGTCGGCCCGGCCGTAGTAATCCGCGCGCCGCGCCAGATCGATCAGTTCCACCACCGAGGCGACATCCAGCTTTTCAAGAATGCGGGCCCGGTGGTGATCCACCGTCCGGGGGCTTATGTCCAGGTGACGGCCGATTTCCTTGCTGGAGATCTCGCGCGGATTGGCAAGGATGTGATCGACGATCTCTGTTTCGCGGGGGGTCAGGCGTTCAAAGCGGGATCTCAGCTCGATCTGGACCTGTGCGTTGGAACGGCTCTCTTCGGCCAGATGCAGCGCCATATGGATGCGTTCGATCAGATCCGACTGCTTGAAGGGTTTTTCCAGGAAGTCCAGCGCCCCGGCCTTCATCGCCTGCACGGATTCGGGAATGCCCCCATGGCCGGTGATAAAGATCGTGGGCAGGGATTTCCCGGTTCTGTTCAGATGTTCCTGCAGTTCCAGTCCCGACATTCCGGGCATGCCGTAATCCAGTATCAGGCAGCCATTCGCTGGGTTTTCCTCGTAGGTTTCCAGAAAGTCCTGGGCATTCTGGAAGGTTTCGGTCGTGAAGCCACGCATCACCAGAGCACGCGCCAGCGAGGTTCTGACGGCAGGATCGTCGTCAACGACAAACACGGTAAGATTTTTTTCAGTTCCGGACATGACAGACTATCCATGTTGCGGCATCAGGAAGGGCTGATACTGCATGTCGTGCAGTTATGAATATGTCATATAACGAATACATCATATAGCGAAAATGGCTGGGAATAGCTTGTCAAACGGCTTTGGGCGCAATCTTGCTGCCGTCCCCGCCCGCAGCGGGAACCGTGAAGCAAAAACGTGCACCCTGAGTATATGTTTCGTCCAGCCACATCTTGCCGTCATTGGCATCGATCATCGAACGGCAGATGGACAGGCCCAGCCCCATGCCGGTTTTCTTGGTGGTTTCGAATTTCGTGAACAGGTTGATCTCGGGGCTGATTCCGGGGCCGGTATCCTCGATCCGGACCTCGATCATGCCGTTGCGCGCGGTTCCGCGGATGGTGATTTCGCGGATCGGGGAATTCGCCTCGGCAATTGCCTCGATTGCATTCCTCAGCAGATTCACCAGAACCTGTGCGATCTGGATGCGGTTGGCGCGCACCATCGGCAGGTCCCCGGGCAGTTCGGACCGGATCCGGACATTGGCTTCGATGGCTTCGGCATGCACCAGAAGCCTTGACTGTTCCAGCAATTCGGCCAGATCGAATTCGGATATGTGGATTTCGTCCTTGCTGATAAAGCCGCGCAGCGCGCGAATGATCTCACCGGCGCGCAGGGATTGCTGTTCGATCTCTTCTAGTATCTCGCGCAGTTCGGGGGCGCTGTTGCCGGCATTTCCGACGACCAGCAGACCGGTATCGGCATTCTGGGCAATCGACGCCAATGGCTGGTTCAATTCATGGGCCAGCCCTGCCGCCATCTCGCCCATGGTATTGCCGCGCGCCAGATGGGACAGATCGCGGTTCAGGCGGACGATCTCCTGCTCGCGCGCCTTCACCATGGTGATGTCATCCATCGTCACGACGGCATGCAGCGGGTTTCCGGCCTGATCGCGAATGAGGATGGCATTGACCGAAAGATTGATCAGCGCACCGTCCTTGCGCAGGATTCGCATGTCATTGTTGATGGCAAAGGTATCGTCGGACAGTTCCGAAAGCGGGGTCAGCTTGCCCTTGTCCTGCGGCGCGATCAGATCGGTATAGCGCATCGACAACAGTTCTTCGCTGCTGTAGCCGGTAACCTGGCACAGCTTCGCATTCACCCGGATGAACCGTCCCGTGCGCGAGGAAATCTGCGCCATCGCACGCGAGGACAGGTTGAAGGTCTGGCCATATTCGCGTTCGGCCTTCTTGCGCGCGACGATCTGCTGAACCAGTGATTCATTGGCCTGCGACAATTCCTTGTAGGTGCGGGGCAGCGGTTCGGACGGATCGGCTTCGCCCTGAGAGATGAGGGCTGACCTGACCGCGAAGGCGCGCACGGGCTGATAGATGTAATTTGCCAGGATCAGGCCGGCGACACCGGTGATGGCGGCGACCATGACAGCGATCCAGACGTTCTTGGCCCTGTTGCGCTTGATCTCGCCAATGAAATCGTCCTGCTGGGCATAGACGGCGATGGTCCAGGGCAGCTGTTCGCTGATGACCGGCATAACATCGGCGATATAGTCACGATGGCCGATGGTGAACTCGGAAAAGAGCTCTTCCTTCACGGGAAAACCGATGCTCTTGTCTGGTTCGGAAAAGGCCGCACGGGCAATGGGATCGCCGAATTCATCGATGCTGACAAAGCGCAATGTGCCTTGGTTGTCACGGATCTTGATCAGCGACTGGTCCGGATGGGCGATGACGTCGCCATTGCGGTTGATGATCAGCGCCTTTCCGCTCTTGCCGATCTTGAGACGTGCCAGGAACTCCGAAATATTGCTGATCTCGATATCTACGCCGACGACGCCCTTGATGTTCGAACTGCCTTCCAGAACCGGCGCGGCCAGCGTGATGCCGGGCTGCTGGGACGAAAAGAAGATATAGGGATCGGTCCAGATGGTCGTCAGGCTCTTCTTGGCACGGTCATACCATGGCCTGCTGCGCGGATCGAATGTGTCTGTCGGGTCCAGTTCATCGCGAACGCGGCTGAAATCCTCGTTGCGCCAGACGAATTCGACCCTGCGCTGGCCATTGGGAAAGGTGATCAGCTTCGATCGATAGGGTCCGGGACCGTCGCTGCGCATGACATAGACGAAGCTTCCGTCCTCGCCGCCGAAATACAGCCCCGAGAATTGCGGGGTGATCTGCAACTGCTGGAACAGGAACAATTCCAGCTGGTTGGGATCATCGCTGGCGACGACCTTGTGCTGGGCCAGGCGTGCTGCAAGTTCGGCGGCCCCGCGAGCGGGGTCCAGAAAGCCCTTTGAATGTTCGGCCGTATTCGTGCCGACATCGCTGAGAAGGCTGCGCGCATGGTCAAGCAGCACGCGTTCCGAGGTGACATAGGATGAGAACACGACTGCCAGCACCGCCAGAAGCTGAAGTCCGGCAAGACCGATAGCCAGGAGGGCAGAAAGCGAAAATCTCATGTCACCATTATCCGAGACAGGTCGCTGCAAGATGGCGTGAAACCTGACCACGAGGCAAGCCATTCGTGACCGGATACCTGGCTGCTCATTCAGATTTGCGACAAGCCAGCCACAGCGGGAACGGATTGCGAATGCGACAGATTCGCCCCATGGTGCCGCCCGAACCGACGGGCCCGTTCCTGCGGTTCCCGAACACAATATCATTGTCGCGGTCCGTGTGCCGATGCGCCGGGCTGAAACCGGAGTCCGCCATGTCCATTGTCCAATCCCTCAGCGAAATCGTCGGACCGTCCCATGTCCTGACCGGAGCTGATTGCGCCAGATGGGCCAGCGACTGGACGGGGGGCTATCAGGCCCAGCCACTTGCGGTGGTCCGTCCCGCCAGCCGTGACGAGGTTTCCGCCATTCTGCGCCTGGCCTCGCAACATCGTTTGCCGGTCGTGCCCGTGTCAGGAAATACCGGCCTTGTGGGCGGGGGGCTGGCGGATGGCGCGGTGATGCTGTCGGTGGAGCGGATGAACCGCATTCGCGACATTCGTCCCGATGCGCGGATCGCCACGGTCGAGGCCGGGGTGGTGGTCGCCGCGCTGGATGCTGCGGCAGAAGAGCATGGGCTGACCTTCCCGCTGTCCTTCGGCGCGGCCGGTTCGGCGATGATCGGCGGGGTGCTGTCCACCAATGCCGGCGGGGCGAATGTGCTGCGCTATGGCAATACACGCGATTTGTGTCTGGGGCTGGAGGTCGTGCTGGCTGATGGACGCGTGCTGGATCTGATGACGGCCCTGCACAAGAATAACTCGGGTCTGGATCTGCGCAACCTGATGATCGGCGCCGAAGGGCAACTGGGCATCATCACGGCGGCGGTGATGAAGCTGCACCCGCGACCGGTGCAGCAGGCCACGGCAATGGTGGCCATGTCGTCACTTGACAGGGCGCCCGACCTGCTCAACGCGCTGCAGGATGCCTCGGGCGGGGCGGTGGTCGCCTTTGAGTTCATGCCGCGCAGCTTTATCGAGGGGCATCTGGCGGTGATTCCCGATGCGCGCGAACCCTTTGACGCACCCCATCCCGTCAATCTGCTGGTCGAGATGGCGGCCACCCGCGACAGCGGGCTGAGCGACGTCATGGAGCAGGTGTTGTCGGACTGGATGGAACGCGAAGAGGTCACGGACGCCGTAATTGCCCAGAACGAGGCACAGCGCCGCGAGATGTGGGCAAGGCGTGAGGCGGCGGCCGAGATCGCCTTTCACCGCAAGCCCTTCATCGACACCGATATCGCCGTGCCGCTGAATCGCGTGGCCGATTACCTGCGTGATATCGAGCCATTGCTGCGTGCCATTGATCCCGATTGCAGCGGACTGTCGGTCGCGCATCTGGGGGATGGGAACATCCACTACACCTGTTTTCCCAGCCGTGACGATCGCCAGCTGAAATCCGCGCTGCGGGCACAGATAGACCAATTGGCGATAGAGATGGGCGGCACCTTCTCGGCTGAGCATGGGGTGGGTCTGTCCAAGCTGGCACCCATGGCCCGCTTCAAGGATCCGGTCGCGCTGGAGATGATGCGGGCGGTCAAACAGGCATTCGATCCCCTGGGCATCCTCAATCCCGGCAAGACATTGCCCGCGCGGAACTGAGCCTTTGGCCCCTTCCGCAGCGCGAAGGGGTCAGATGCTGGACAGCAGGATGCTGGTCTCGCTGTTCAGCACCCCATCCACCATGCGCACATCGCGCAGCACGCGGTCGAACTGGGCCAGATCGTCGACGATGATTTCCGCGATCAGATCCCATTTCCCGCTGGTGGTATGCATCATTGCCAGTTCGGGCAGGCCGCGCAGTTTGCGGATGACATGGGATGTGTTGCGCCCGACCACCTCGATCATCATGATCGCGCGGATGCGGCTGCTGTCGTAATCTTCGCGCACCCTTGCGGTGAAGCCCAGCAAGGCCCCCGAGGCCAGCAGGCGGTCCAGCCGGGTCTGCACGGTGCCCCGCGAAACTCCCATGATCTGCGCCAGTTTTGACACCGGAGCGCGCCCGTCCTTGCGCAGCAGGCTGATCAGCATCCGGTCGTGATCGTCAAAGACATGCTTGCCGGGTTCATTCGTCATGTGTTCAGTCAATTTGTATGATCAACCTGTATAAATTGCATAATTCTTGAAGAAATATCCAGCAAAATTGGTATTTCTTATGCAATTTGCGGTGTTCATATTTCCATGCAACGGAAATGAATGAGGTTCGTCATGGCTGCTGTTGCCCCTTCGGAACTGGCTTTTGTGCCATTCGTCAGCGTTGAAAACATGATGCGGCTGATCCATCGCATCGGCATTGAAGAGATGCTGAAAGGCATTGCAGGCTATATCGAGGATGATTTCCGCCGCTGGGAATCCTTTGACAAGACTCCGCGCATTGCATCGCATTCGGCAGAGGGCGTGATCGAGCTGATGCCGACCTCGGATGGCGAGGTTTATGGTTTCAAATATGTGAACGGCCACCCCAAGAACACGAAATCCGGCCTGCAAACCGTGACGGCCTTCGGTTTGCTGGCGGATGTGGATACCGGCTATCCGGTGCTGTTGTCGGAAATGACCCTGCTGACGGCGCTGCGCACGGCGGCGACTTCGGCGCTTGTGGCGCGCTACCTGGCTCCGGAAGCTGCCGATACGATGGCGATGATCGGCAATGGCGCACAATCCGAGTTCCAGGCGTTGGCGATGCGGGCTCTGTGCGGCGTGTCGCGTTTGCGGCTGTACGATATCGATCGCAAGGCCACCGACAAGCTGATCGGGAATCTGTCGGGACTGGGATTTGACCTGACCGCCTGTTCCAGCCCGCAAGAGGCAATCGAGGGGGCGCAGATCATCACCACCTGCACCGCGGACAAGCAATACGCAACGATCCTGACCGACAACATGGTCGGCGCAGGTGTCCATATCAACGCCATCGGTGGCGATTGCCCCGGCAAGACCGAGCTGCACAGCGATATTCTGAAACGCGCGACTGTCTTTGTCGAATATCCGCCCCAGACCCGGGTCGAGGGTGAAATCCAGCAGATGCCCGAGGATTTCCCCGTCACCGAGATGTGGCAGGTGATCACAGGTGCAGCCCAGGGGCGTCGCGATGCCCGCCAGATCACCCTGTTCGACGGAGTCGGCTTTGCGACCGAGGATTTCTCGGCGCTGCGTTTCGTGCGCGACAAGCTGGCGGCAACCGGTCTGTGCCAGCAGCTTGATCTTGTCGCCGACCCTGATGATCCGCGCGACCTGTTCGGCATGCTTCAGCGCGCCACCCTGTCAGAGGGCGCGGCATGAGCCGGCCATCGGTTCAGGCTCCGGCGGCGGTCGTCATGGTGCGGCCGCATCATTTCACGGTGAACACGCAGACGGCCGCAGACAACAGCTTTCAGGCGCGTCAGGCTGCCGGTGGCGATCTGGCCGGACGTGCCTATCGCGAACACAGTGAGGCCGTGCGGCAGCTTCAGCAGGCGGGCGTCACCGTTCATGTCTTCGAGGGGACCGACCCCGATACGCCGGACTGCGTCTTTCCCAACAACTGGTTTTCGACCCATGCCGGCGGCCATGTCGCCATCTTTCCGATGAAGGCACCCAACCGGCGGCTGGAACGTCGCCCGGATGTGATCGAGATGCTGAAAACCCGCTATCGGGTGCAGGATGTGATCGACTATTCCGGGCTGGAGGCGGACGGGCTGTATCTGGAAGGCACCGGCGCGATGGTCCTGGATCACATAGGCCGCGTGGCCTATGCCGCGCAGTCGGACCGGACAAATCCCGTCGCGCTGGAACGCTTTTGCACGCATTTCAATTTCGAGCCGATGGTCTTTCCGGCCGCCGACAGCGCGGGTGCGCCGGTCTATCATACCAATGTGATGATGTGCATCGGCACCGATTTCGCCATGATCGGAGATGGCATGATCACCGATGCCGCGCGGCGCGGTGAGATCCTGTCCCGTTTGCGGCAATCGGGCCGCGAGATCATCTCGCTGAGCGAGGAGCAGATCGCCCGTTTTGCCGGGAATGCGATTGAATTGCAGGGGGCCACAGGGCGTATTCTGGCACTGTCGCAAACCGCTTTCGACGCATTGCAGCCCGATCAGATTGCCACCATCCAGCAGAGCACCACCTTGGTGCCGCTGAATATTCCCACCATCGAAATGGCGGGCGGTTCGGTGCGTTGCACGATTGCCGGGATCCATCTCTCTGCCCGCTGACGGGCAGAGAGCAAGCCATTCAGGCCGGGCTACTTGATCATGCCCAGCCCGCCGGCGGAAATGGCGGCCATGTTCAGAATGTCATTGACCGTCGAGGTCGTGGAACAGATCTGGATGGGGTGGGGCGCACCGGTCAGGATCGGGCCGATGACGGTCGCACCCGCCATTTCCTGCAGCAGCTTGACCGAGATCGAAGCCGAATGCCGGGCCGGCACAACCAGCACATTGGCCGGTCCGGTCAGGCGGCTGAAGGGATAGCGCGCCGCCGATTCCGGGTTCAGCGCGACGTCCACGGTCATTTCTCCCTCGTATTCGAAATCGACTCCGCGCTGGTCCAGCACCTTCGGGGCCTCGGCCATCTTGATCGCCCGTTCGCTGACCGGATAGCCGAAATTCGAAAATGACAGGAAGGCCACCCGTGGCTCCAGCCCCAGCCCACGGGCAACGGCCGCGCCGCGCGTTGCAATATCGGCCAGATCCTCGGCCTCGGGCCATTCATGCACCAAGGTGTCCCCGATCAGAACGATCCGGCCATTATGCAACACCCCGGTGATGCCGACGGCACCGTCCTGCGGGCGCAGGTCGAAAACATGGCCGATCTGGGCCAGAACCGGCGCGTTCTTGCGGGTGGCTCCGGTCACCAGCCCGTCGCCATGACCATGGGCCAGCATCAGCGCGCCAAAGATATGGCGGTCGCGATTGGCCATCTTCTGTGCGTCTTCACGATCAACGCCCTTGCGCTGAAGGCGGGCATAGAGAAACTCGTGATAGGCATCGAGATGGCGCGAATTGCCGGCATTGACCACGGTGATTTCGCGTGCGGCATCGGCCAGCCCTTCGGCGGCCAGCTTGTCCTTGACGTCGCTTTCGCGTCCGACCACCAAGGCCTGCCCCATGCCACGGCGCTGCCACGCCACGGCGGCGCGCAGGACCCGCGGGTCGTCGCCCTCGGCAAAGATCATGCGGGCCTGTTTCTGGCGGGCGCGGGCATGGATGCCCTGCAGGATGGTGGCCGTCGGATCCATGCGGGCGCGCAGCGTCTGGACATAGCCCTCCATGTCGATGATCGGGCGGCGCGCGACGCCGGTATCCATCCCGGCCTGAGCCACGGCGGGCGGCACGACATGGATAAGTCGCGGGTCAAAGGGTGTCGGGATGATATAGTCGCGTCCGAATTGCAGCTTGCGACCATAGGCCACCGCGACCTCGTCGGGCACATCCTCGCGGGCAAGTTCGGCCAGGGCACGGGCGCAGGCGATCTTCATGTCGTCGTTGATGGCGCGGGCATGGATGTCCAGCGCACCACGGAACAGATAGGGAAAGCCCAGAACATTGTTGACCTGATTGGGATAGTCGCTGCGGCCCGTCGCGACGATGGCATCGGGGCGCACCGCATGGGCGTCCTCGGGGGTGATCTCCGGGTCGGGATTGGCCATGGCGAAGATCACCGGGTTCTCGGCCATGGATTGCACCATCTCCTGGGTGACCGCGCCCTTGGCACTGACGCCCAGAAAGACATCGGCACCCTTCATAGCCTCTTCAAGACTGCGGGCATCGGTGACGGCGGCATGGGCCGATTTCCACTGGTTCATGCCTTCGGTGCGGCCCTGATAGATCACGCCCTTGGTGTCGCACATGATGCAGTTTTCATGCCGCGCGCCCATGGATTTCAACAGTTCAAGGCAGGCGATTCCGGCCGCCCCGGCACCGTTCAGCACAATGCGGACATCCTCGATCTTCTTGCCCGACAGTTCCAGCGCATTGAGCAGGCCGGCCGCGCAGATCACCGCGGTCCCGTGCTGGTCATCGTGAAAGACTGGAATATCCATCAACTCTTTCAGGCGCTGCTCGATGATGAAACATTCGGGCGCCTTGATGTCTTCCAGATTGATACCCCCGAAGGTCGGTCCCATCAGCCGCACGGCATTGATGATTTCCTCGGCATCTTCGGTGTCCAGTTCGATGTCGATGGCGTTCACATCGGCAAAGCGCTTGAACAGAACGGCCTTGCCTTCCATCACCGGTTTGCTGGCCAAAGCGCCCAGATTGCCCATGCCAAGGATGGCGGTGCCATTCGAGATCACCGCGACCATATTGCCCTTGGTCGTATAGTCATAAGCTGTTTCCGGCTGGTCGGCGATCGCCTGAACCGGCACGGCGACGCCCGGGCTGTAGGCCAGCGACAGATCGCGCTGCGTCGTCATCGGGGTCGAGGCCACGATGTCGTATTTTCCGGGATGCGGGTCCATGTGATAGGCCAGCGCCTCTTCGGGTGTGATGCGGGCGCGATGGGTTTTGTCTGCCATATTTTCCTCCGGGGGAGCCTTGCGCCCTGATTAACGTGGTTTCGGCATTGCCTCAATGTCGAAGACTTGGGCAGAGTTCTGCAAGCCGCAGGCAGCGCCGACCTGTCTGAAATCCGTCACATTACCGGCATGGCAAGAAAGTTTCCCGAGATTTCATGCGATTGACAGACCTGGGCCACCTTTTCGGCCTGTTCCGGGGTTTCGCGGGACTGTGGGGCATCTGCACAATTTCCGGAAAATATACGTCCCGCGCTTGGACTTGTTGCGCAAATCTGCCAAATCGAAGGCTGCATAAACATAAGAACCCATGGCCATGTCATCTCAAACCGATACTGATCCCAGCATCAGCCAAGAAACGCTGACCCATCTGCAGCGCCTGGAAGCAGAGAGCATCCATATCATGCGGGAGGTTGTGGCAAATGCCGACAATCCCGTGATGCTGTACTCTGTCGGCAAGGATTCGGCATGCATGCTGCATCTTGCGAAAAAGGCATTTTACCCGGCGCCGCCGCCGTTCCCGTTGCTGCATGTCGATACGACCTGGAAGTTCCAGGCCATGTATGAGCTGCGCGACCGTGCCGCGGAAGAGGCCGGGATGAAGCTGCTGGTTCATCACAATCCCGAGGCCATGGAAAAGGGCATCAATCCCTTTGATCATGGCAGCCTGCATACCGACATGTGGAAGACCGACGGTCTGAAACAGGCGCTGACCAAATACAATTTTGACGTGGCCTTTGGCGGTGCGCGTCGGGACGAGGAGAAATCCCGTGCCAAGGAACGTATCTTCTCGTTCCGCTCGGCCAACCACCGCTGGGATCCGAAGAACCAGCGCCCGGAGCTGTGGCGCCTGTATAACACCCGCAAATCCAGGGGGGAATCGATCCGGGTCTTCCCGCTGTCGAACTGGACCGAACTGGATATCTGGCAATATATCCACCTTGAAGGCATCGATATCGTGCCGCTGTATTTCTCGAAACCGCGCCCGGTGGTCGAGCGTGACGGCCTGCTGATCATGGTCGATGACGATCGCTTCCCGCTGCGTGAGGGCGAAGAGCCGCAGATGAAATCCGTTCGTTTCCGGACCCTGGGATGCTATCCCCTGACCGGCGCCGTGGAGTCCGAAGCCAGCACCCTGCCCGAAGTGATCCAGGAAATGCTGCTGACCACCACTTCGGAACGGCAGGGCCGCGCGATCGACCATGATCAATCCGCCTCGATGGAAAAGAAAAAGCAAGAGGGGTATTTCTGATGGACCAGGACGTGAAAGACCCCGTCTACGTCACCGACCAGCTGATCGCCGACGATATCGACGCCTATCTGCTGAAGCACCAGCACAAGACCATGCTGCGCTTCATCACCTGCGGTTCGGTCGATGATGGCAAATCCACGCTGATCGGGCGGCTGCTCTATGACAGCAAGATGATCTTCGAGGATCAGCTGGCCAGTCTGGAAAACGATTCG
This is a stretch of genomic DNA from Paracoccus seriniphilus. It encodes these proteins:
- a CDS encoding NADP-dependent malic enzyme — its product is MADKTHRARITPEEALAYHMDPHPGKYDIVASTPMTTQRDLSLAYSPGVAVPVQAIADQPETAYDYTTKGNMVAVISNGTAILGMGNLGALASKPVMEGKAVLFKRFADVNAIDIELDTEDAEEIINAVRLMGPTFGGINLEDIKAPECFIIEQRLKELMDIPVFHDDQHGTAVICAAGLLNALELSGKKIEDVRIVLNGAGAAGIACLELLKSMGARHENCIMCDTKGVIYQGRTEGMNQWKSAHAAVTDARSLEEAMKGADVFLGVSAKGAVTQEMVQSMAENPVIFAMANPDPEITPEDAHAVRPDAIVATGRSDYPNQVNNVLGFPYLFRGALDIHARAINDDMKIACARALAELAREDVPDEVAVAYGRKLQFGRDYIIPTPFDPRLIHVVPPAVAQAGMDTGVARRPIIDMEGYVQTLRARMDPTATILQGIHARARQKQARMIFAEGDDPRVLRAAVAWQRRGMGQALVVGRESDVKDKLAAEGLADAAREITVVNAGNSRHLDAYHEFLYARLQRKGVDREDAQKMANRDRHIFGALMLAHGHGDGLVTGATRKNAPVLAQIGHVFDLRPQDGAVGITGVLHNGRIVLIGDTLVHEWPEAEDLADIATRGAAVARGLGLEPRVAFLSFSNFGYPVSERAIKMAEAPKVLDQRGVDFEYEGEMTVDVALNPESAARYPFSRLTGPANVLVVPARHSASISVKLLQEMAGATVIGPILTGAPHPIQICSTTSTVNDILNMAAISAGGLGMIK
- the cysD gene encoding sulfate adenylyltransferase subunit CysD, which gives rise to MSSQTDTDPSISQETLTHLQRLEAESIHIMREVVANADNPVMLYSVGKDSACMLHLAKKAFYPAPPPFPLLHVDTTWKFQAMYELRDRAAEEAGMKLLVHHNPEAMEKGINPFDHGSLHTDMWKTDGLKQALTKYNFDVAFGGARRDEEKSRAKERIFSFRSANHRWDPKNQRPELWRLYNTRKSRGESIRVFPLSNWTELDIWQYIHLEGIDIVPLYFSKPRPVVERDGLLIMVDDDRFPLREGEEPQMKSVRFRTLGCYPLTGAVESEASTLPEVIQEMLLTTTSERQGRAIDHDQSASMEKKKQEGYF